The following nucleotide sequence is from Populus nigra chromosome 15, ddPopNigr1.1, whole genome shotgun sequence.
AGGGCAAGCCTATATAGTCTTGAACCTTCAGAAATTTAGGCGgagaacttgttttttttagtattttacagTTTACAGTGATAATTAGTGGCGGCTTTATGATAGTTACTAGTATGAATGGAATGGCATTACCCAATCGGGAGAACCTGCTGCCTCCTCTAACCTGCTGGAATACGAGTTTTACAACGCATTTTGTTATAAACACCGGAAGAAGATGAATACGCTGATTTTACTGGAAATCTTTAGGAAAATGTGCTTTCCTTACAAATCGCATCTCGGTAGAGAAGTGcttctaatttatatttacaCAAGCAATCATGAGAGTGACCATTTGAATACATCACCGAAATAACTTGTATACAGGTGGATCACATGTGCAAAACAGCACACAGCCCtagcatttttcttttatataggaCATTCTGCTTCAGTTATGCGCTGAACCCTTTGTGAAGAGTGCTCCATGGACCAGAAGGAAAGCTGACACAAGCTTGTGCCGATGCCTCGGCCATCTGTTCCTTTCCAATTCCAGCATTGCAAAGGTTTGCAAGAGATCGCATGTGTTTCATCCCATACTGGGATACGGATCCACAATGTGTTTCAAAAGTCCTCACCTGCATAGAAGAGAAGACCTTTTCtcaaaaaaggaaatgaatctTACAATGTGTCACCAGCGGCGCTGGCAATCAAAGAGAACAAACAGGTTAGACGGTGATAAAGCAGAGGCTGAGAACCATAAAATTTTACCAGTGTTTTAAGGCAGTCCCAGTCATCTACAAGAGGTTGCCCAGCAGGACGGATGGCATTCAACACCTCTGAGGCCTTTCCAATTCCAAAAAGGAGCTTCCCAATAAGTTTTATGCTGTGGTCTATATGCATTCTATGCGACATTGCTTCAACAAATTGCTTCTGAGTTTCAACCTTCCTAGAAGAGCCTTCAGGGGCCTTGTGGTACTGCATAAAGTATGGAGGACATACAGAGTAAGGGAACTAAAGCAGAAAAGTATGGAGGACATACAGAGTAAGGGAACTAAAGCAGAAAGGTAATTTCTATGGTTAAAACATGTGAAAAAACTTGTATATAAAAGTAGTAGTTATGCACAGCATCCTACAAGAAGATTATTCCACTGAATTATCTTTCTACCTAACAACTTAGCCTTGATGTTTTTCTAAATCAAGTTATATCAGCAGCAACCCCAATGAGCACCTCTCATGATAAGATTCTAATACCACCATAAAATGTCCTTTACTTGCTGGGCTAACCCTCATAATCttctaacaaaattataagaaccCTCGCTCTTACCAAGCAACTGACGAGGGCATTGGCTTACaagcacatgaaaaaaaaaattaataactcttTGCGCTAAAAATTTGTGCCCAAAAGGCagtattttaattcaaaatggAACAAAGGAGGTAAGACAAACACCTTATCCCAGAAGTGGACAAGATCAGCATCATGCTGATTAACAGCTTTAGAACGAGGCCTCAACAAGTTCTCATCCATGAAAGTGAAGTTATCGTTAGCAGGGTTTGTACCCATATACAGGAAGATGTTGTCCTTGCTAAGTCCTACATCACCATATTGCATGACATGGGAACCATAGGGAGAATTATCATTGGAAGTCCTCCTTTTTACCTGCAAATGCACCGTAATGAAATCATATGATTTGTAGgcaagtaaaaaatatcaaatttgttGCCCTCCTTGGATTATATTCAAAATAGTCTAGTGTAAATAAATAGCTTGCAAGCAGTTACCAGTTCATATTGCTGGTGCAAAGTTTCTGTCTGTAAATTGTGTATGTCGCTGTTCACAAggtcaaattattaaaaaaaaaaaattgcatataaaAATATCTGTCTTGggagaatggaaaaaaaattgaaatcatttttcAGCCCAGCAGAACATATGAAAAATGATTACTGGGTCAAGATAATCAATCTGAGAGCCTAGGCCACTAATCAGCCTTGACAAAAAGTAAATCCTACATGCCTGATAGATGAGTGGCAAAAACAACTGAATGGTGTGTGTGACAATTTAATACTGACTTCCTTGCatctaaacaaaaataaaattcaaaattaacacCATACCTATCCTCCATCCAAGCAACACTGTACAAGTCACCCAAACAGGTTTCATATTCTGGGGGAGGGCTAGGATTCTCTCCGGGACAATAGGTTTCCCCAACTGCTCTCTTCCGCATTTGATGCTGTGGTTGCATAGATATTTAAACCTTGAGGAAGAAGACCCTCAAAGATGCTTCCGGATTCACAGGCTTCAAGATAAAACACCTGCAGTTTTACAGATATAGCCCATCAAGAAAAATTGGAAGTGGACTACTAGACTAACTCAGACTAGCTTGTAATTACCAAGCTTTTATAGGTCCCAGATGCATGCTTCTTTTTTAAGACATCAATCAAATCATCAGCATAGAGGTAAGGATTGGTAGGCATACCTAACAAAAATCCACACATGAAAGTTAATTAGCCTATTTGATCAATCAGAAATGTAAAACCTACGAGAATTCTAATAAATAACAAGCTAGTAACAATAAAAGACAGTGACAATAGCATTTCTTGGaatagttttcaaaattttaattcatcagTCACAAGTTATCCATTTATTTTACTGGAATTTCAAGTTTCGATGTAATAATTATATGAAACCAATTAAGTAAATCCAAGGAAACAACAAATAGACAATGATCAGTGTGTATATAGAAATATGAAACTAACCTAGCACCCCAGGACCTCCATGATCAGTATAGTAAATGAAAATATGATCATTGGGGCCACTATCAACGACTTTTCCACTACCCCCAGTAAGAGCAGTCTTGTTTCCAAGTATAGCAGCAAAAAAGTTTCCAACAGTGACATCTTCACCGGTATAATCCTGCCAAAACAGAACAAACAAATGACTTGACTCCACAAAATTCATATGTACATAAGAAcctaagcttttttttaaaaaataaaacctttgGAACTCCTTTATAAACATCTTCTCCTTGAGGACTGTTAATGATGACTCCAGGCCTTGGATTCTCTGAGTTATAAGCAATGTCATCATACatgaaaacaattatattttcttcCTT
It contains:
- the LOC133673992 gene encoding LOW QUALITY PROTEIN: vacuolar-processing enzyme (The sequence of the model RefSeq protein was modified relative to this genomic sequence to represent the inferred CDS: deleted 1 base in 1 codon) produces the protein MMGLSTGAIFLLISFCGIAAAGRDTVGDVLRLPSEASRFFHNDDNSDDDSTGTRWAILLAGSNGYWNYRHQADVCHAYQLLRKGGLKEENIIVFMYDDIAYNSENPRPGVIINSPQGEDVYKGVPKDYTGEDVTVGNFFAAILGNKTALTGGSGKVVDSGPNDHIFIYYTDHGGPGVLGMPTNPYLYADDLIDVLKKKHASGTYKSLVFYLEACESGSIFEGLLPQGLNIYATTASNAEESSWGTYCPGENPSPPPEYETCLGDLYSVAWMEDSDIHNLQTETLHQQYELVKRRTSNDNSPYGSHVMQYGDVGLSKDNIFLYMGTNPANDNFTFMDENLLRPRSKAVNQHDADLVHFWDKYHKAPEGSSRKVETQKQFVEAMSHRMHIDHSIKLIGKLLFGIGKASEVLNAIRPAGQPLVDDWDCLKTLVRTFETHCGSVSQYGMKHMRSLANLCNAGIGKEQMAEASAQACVSFPSGPWSTLHKGFSA